One Acetobacterium sp. KB-1 DNA segment encodes these proteins:
- a CDS encoding CrcB family protein — protein MKKYYFIGAGGAIGALLRFELKNAPTLFQSADQLINLALTILVINLIGCLFLGMLNAVFSKTERISTDIKLGLTAGLLGAFTTFSTFCKESLSILDAGYLRFFCYYVAASITLGVGAVYLGHLIGHHILHPVGKNLISRFSIDYN, from the coding sequence ATGAAAAAATATTATTTTATCGGAGCTGGCGGTGCGATCGGAGCCCTATTACGGTTCGAACTCAAAAACGCTCCCACCCTTTTTCAATCTGCCGATCAACTTATTAATCTGGCCTTAACCATTCTTGTCATCAACTTGATTGGTTGCCTGTTCCTGGGGATGCTCAATGCCGTTTTCTCTAAAACTGAGCGGATCAGTACTGATATCAAGCTAGGGCTCACTGCTGGACTGCTGGGTGCCTTTACCACTTTTTCAACCTTCTGCAAAGAAAGCCTTAGTATTCTGGATGCCGGTTATCTGCGTTTTTTTTGTTACTATGTAGCGGCCTCCATTACCCTTGGTGTGGGCGCTGTTTACCTTGGCCATCTGATCGGTCATCATATTTTGCATCCGGTTGGCAAAAATCTCATCTCCCGATTTAGCATTGATTACAATTAA
- the crcB gene encoding fluoride efflux transporter CrcB, which translates to MEIVCVIVGGALGSTTRYYLGKRFASRHKHLPVGTFVINVSGAFLLGIVTGFDISTLLYGLFAEGFLGAYTTFSTFMFEDFVLLQNNRILSAVIYVLATLVLSFLAFYLGFILVSTFYPSVTY; encoded by the coding sequence ATGGAAATTGTATGCGTTATTGTGGGTGGTGCTTTAGGAAGCACCACCCGTTACTATCTGGGCAAACGTTTTGCCTCCCGGCACAAGCACCTACCGGTCGGTACCTTCGTCATCAACGTCTCTGGCGCCTTTCTCTTAGGTATCGTCACTGGTTTTGATATTTCAACCCTGCTTTATGGTTTATTTGCAGAAGGATTTTTGGGGGCCTACACGACCTTTTCCACCTTTATGTTTGAAGACTTCGTGCTGCTTCAAAATAACCGGATCCTCAGTGCCGTAATCTATGTGCTGGCAACGCTTGTTTTGAGCTTTCTAGCTTTCTATCTGGGTTTTATTCTGGTTTCGACATTCTATCCTAGTGTAACGTATTAA
- a CDS encoding DUF5320 domain-containing protein: protein MPGRDGTGPIGDGSVGSRGGSGSGRGRGGCRNGGGKNNRFVNNRFGDPYCRRWDNSNPNDVSMLKNQAEYYEKQLESINQRISSLNVERQVIED from the coding sequence ATGCCAGGAAGAGATGGAACAGGCCCGATCGGTGATGGATCAGTTGGTAGCAGAGGCGGGTCAGGTAGTGGCCGGGGCCGGGGTGGATGCAGAAATGGCGGCGGAAAAAATAATCGCTTTGTCAATAATCGGTTTGGCGATCCCTATTGTCGCAGATGGGATAACAGCAACCCGAATGATGTGTCGATGCTGAAAAATCAGGCCGAATACTATGAAAAGCAATTGGAATCCATTAATCAGCGGATTTCCAGTCTGAATGTTGAACGCCAAGTTATCGAAGACTAA
- a CDS encoding 4Fe-4S binding protein, whose product MAAVVNQEECIGCGKCEDVCPVEAIKVVEGKATVSDECIDCGACVDECPVEAINL is encoded by the coding sequence ATGGCAGCAGTAGTTAATCAGGAAGAATGCATCGGTTGTGGTAAATGTGAGGATGTGTGTCCGGTTGAAGCAATAAAAGTAGTAGAAGGTAAGGCGACTGTCAGTGATGAATGTATCGACTGCGGCGCATGCGTTGATGAATGTCCGGTTGAAGCGATTAATTTATAA
- a CDS encoding D-2-hydroxyacid dehydrogenase gives MKIIVLDGHTLNPGDLSWDGLEKLGKVTVYDRTTKADVIQRIGDAEIVITNKTAITKEILTVCQQIKYIGVLATGYNVVDVVAAAERGITVTNIPTYGTDAVSQFAIALLMELCHRIGDHSRSVFSGDWANNPDWCYWNYPQIELSGKTMGIIGFGKIGQRTGHIAQALGMKVLASDINKYPELESETCQYVTQDELFAAADVIILHCPLFDETRGIINAKNIAKMKNGVLIINNSRGQLIVEDDLRDALNSGKVGGAAVDVVSTEPIKLTNPLIQAKNIIITPHISWAPQESRQRLMDIAVDNLACYLKGNKRNVVSR, from the coding sequence ATGAAAATAATCGTTTTAGATGGCCATACATTAAATCCCGGCGATCTCAGTTGGGATGGTCTGGAAAAATTAGGGAAGGTAACGGTTTATGATCGGACGACCAAAGCCGATGTGATCCAGCGGATCGGGGATGCAGAAATAGTTATCACCAATAAGACCGCCATCACGAAAGAAATCCTGACAGTCTGCCAACAGATCAAATACATTGGGGTGTTGGCTACCGGCTATAATGTCGTGGATGTAGTTGCAGCCGCAGAGCGGGGCATCACAGTGACCAATATTCCCACCTATGGTACTGATGCGGTCTCTCAGTTTGCGATTGCTTTGTTGATGGAATTGTGTCATCGTATTGGCGATCATTCCCGTTCGGTGTTTTCTGGTGACTGGGCCAATAACCCAGATTGGTGCTACTGGAATTACCCGCAGATTGAACTAAGTGGAAAAACCATGGGGATCATTGGCTTTGGAAAAATCGGCCAGCGCACCGGGCACATTGCTCAGGCTCTGGGGATGAAGGTGCTGGCCAGTGACATCAATAAGTACCCGGAGCTGGAATCAGAAACCTGTCAGTATGTAACGCAGGATGAACTGTTTGCAGCAGCCGATGTGATCATCCTTCATTGCCCACTTTTTGACGAGACCCGGGGGATCATCAACGCGAAAAATATTGCGAAGATGAAAAATGGGGTTTTGATTATCAATAACTCCCGCGGCCAGCTGATTGTTGAAGATGATCTGCGGGATGCCCTCAACAGCGGCAAGGTGGGGGGTGCAGCAGTGGATGTCGTATCCACGGAGCCCATTAAACTAACCAACCCGCTAATCCAGGCTAAAAATATCATTATCACACCGCATATTTCCTGGGCGCCCCAGGAGAGTCGGCAGCGGCTGATGGACATTGCCGTGGATAATTTGGCTTGCTATCTAAAAGGTAATAAAAGAAATGTAGTGAGTCGTTAG
- a CDS encoding cupin domain-containing protein — protein sequence MVEQLFKLTGGDDKIVEKVILDENLHYIHAIINQSDGFPEHYTNAVVYMTVIRGIVSLQLDEQDYYAYPTGTVLKIPFNTKMILNNFNPETLELILIKAPPPEELPE from the coding sequence ATGGTAGAACAATTATTTAAACTAACTGGTGGAGATGATAAAATCGTCGAAAAAGTTATTCTAGATGAAAATCTCCATTATATACATGCGATTATTAATCAGAGTGACGGATTTCCCGAGCATTATACCAACGCCGTTGTTTATATGACGGTAATAAGAGGAATTGTCTCCCTACAGCTGGATGAACAGGATTACTATGCCTATCCAACGGGCACTGTTTTGAAAATACCCTTTAATACCAAAATGATTCTTAATAACTTTAATCCGGAAACCCTTGAGCTAATCCTGATCAAAGCCCCGCCACCAGAAGAACTGCCTGAATAA
- a CDS encoding hemolysin family protein, whose product MITKIIFLLALVLVNAFFAASEIALISLNDNKIKLMAEGGNKKAQLLVKLLGEPSRFLATIQIGITLAGFMASAFAAESFAGPIVLVIKQYNIPVSDGVLKVTTLVLITLILSYFTLVLGELVPKRIAMKKSESIAFFAVGILSVISVITAPIVKLLTVSTNFFVRLAGIDPNSEEDNVTEEEIRMMVDVGGERGTINEREKTMINNVFEFNNKTVSDIMTHRMDLFCVSVDIDLKELINCVKDEKYTRIPVYEETVDNIIGILHVKDLIFLINADETCDFSIRENIRKPYYVSTGKKIDELFVDLQKAKTHIAVVIDEYGGTAGIVTIEDLIEEIVGDIYDEFDEEEYEFRKIEDHIYEVSGMISLDDLDKLIDVELPVDEYETFSGFLIGLIGNIPPQGAVLEIVYENLRIKILEVSDKRIEKVIVYMGTKKK is encoded by the coding sequence TTGATCACAAAGATTATATTTTTACTTGCATTAGTTCTGGTAAATGCTTTTTTCGCAGCGTCAGAAATTGCCCTGATCTCATTAAATGACAACAAAATAAAACTGATGGCGGAAGGTGGCAATAAAAAAGCCCAACTGCTTGTTAAGTTGCTGGGAGAACCGAGCCGATTTCTGGCGACCATTCAAATTGGCATTACTTTAGCCGGCTTTATGGCCAGTGCTTTTGCTGCAGAGAGTTTTGCTGGTCCGATTGTGTTGGTTATAAAACAGTACAACATTCCCGTTTCAGACGGGGTATTAAAAGTTACCACTTTGGTGCTGATTACGTTGATCCTTTCATATTTTACTTTAGTTTTGGGTGAACTGGTACCTAAACGAATTGCCATGAAAAAATCCGAAAGCATTGCATTCTTTGCGGTAGGAATATTATCAGTTATATCAGTAATTACAGCACCAATTGTTAAACTCTTAACCGTTTCGACCAACTTTTTTGTCCGCTTGGCCGGAATCGACCCTAATTCGGAAGAAGATAATGTTACTGAAGAAGAAATTCGAATGATGGTAGATGTAGGTGGAGAAAGAGGCACAATCAACGAACGGGAAAAGACGATGATCAACAACGTTTTCGAGTTCAATAATAAAACCGTTTCTGATATTATGACACACCGGATGGATCTCTTTTGTGTATCGGTTGACATTGACCTTAAAGAACTCATCAACTGTGTTAAAGATGAAAAATACACCCGAATTCCTGTGTACGAAGAAACAGTGGACAATATCATTGGGATTTTACATGTCAAAGACCTGATTTTTCTGATTAATGCCGATGAGACCTGTGATTTTAGTATTCGTGAGAATATTAGAAAGCCCTACTATGTTTCCACAGGTAAGAAAATTGATGAATTATTTGTCGATCTGCAGAAAGCTAAAACACATATAGCGGTGGTTATCGACGAATATGGTGGAACCGCGGGGATCGTAACGATTGAAGATCTCATTGAAGAAATTGTGGGCGATATCTATGATGAATTTGATGAAGAGGAATATGAATTCAGAAAAATTGAAGATCATATCTATGAAGTCAGCGGTATGATTAGTCTTGACGATCTGGATAAACTGATCGATGTGGAATTGCCGGTTGATGAGTATGAAACATTCAGCGGGTTTCTTATCGGTCTTATTGGTAATATCCCACCGCAGGGAGCTGTTTTGGAAATAGTATACGAGAATTTAAGGATCAAAATTCTAGAGGTATCGGATAAGCGAATTGAAAAGGTGATTGTTTATATGGGAACTAAAAAAAAGTAG
- a CDS encoding CPBP family intramembrane glutamic endopeptidase, translating to MKRIGIFLGITFFLTWTLEFALMANGGLTSSYAIFVLSVVMLMPAISVVATRLITKEGFKDFGLKPHLKGNVRYYLAAWFGPAFLIILGALFYFLIFPSQFDPTMSQMAEVYVAQGLSLPEGTLLTIFITQLAMGIFISPILNIITTSGEEIGWRGYLLPKLMKMYSPRVSIVISGIIWGLWHAPIIAMGHNYGTGYPSAPWGGILAMVVFCLFVGSFFSYLAIKTKSFLPASIAHGSLNGMAAVSVFVTMGNPSPFIGPLPVGIIGGIGFILTGALCFISIGRQQSQRQE from the coding sequence ATGAAACGAATTGGAATTTTTTTAGGAATAACTTTTTTTCTGACCTGGACCCTGGAATTTGCTTTGATGGCCAATGGTGGACTAACGAGCAGCTACGCCATCTTCGTGCTATCGGTCGTGATGTTGATGCCCGCCATTTCGGTGGTGGCCACCCGACTCATTACGAAGGAAGGGTTTAAGGATTTTGGTCTTAAGCCGCATTTAAAAGGCAATGTCCGTTACTATCTGGCAGCCTGGTTTGGCCCAGCTTTTTTGATTATCCTGGGAGCACTCTTCTATTTTTTGATTTTCCCCAGTCAGTTTGACCCCACGATGAGCCAAATGGCTGAGGTCTATGTGGCTCAAGGCCTTTCTCTTCCAGAAGGCACCCTGCTTACTATCTTTATAACTCAGTTGGCAATGGGGATTTTCATCAGCCCGATTCTTAACATTATCACTACCTCCGGTGAGGAAATCGGCTGGCGGGGTTATTTGCTGCCAAAACTGATGAAAATGTACAGCCCCCGGGTTTCCATTGTTATTTCTGGTATCATTTGGGGTTTATGGCATGCACCCATTATTGCAATGGGTCATAATTACGGCACGGGTTATCCCTCCGCTCCCTGGGGCGGTATTCTGGCGATGGTTGTCTTTTGTTTATTTGTCGGTTCTTTCTTCTCTTATCTGGCCATAAAAACCAAAAGCTTTCTTCCCGCTTCAATCGCCCATGGCTCCCTGAATGGCATGGCAGCAGTTTCTGTTTTTGTCACAATGGGAAACCCCAGCCCCTTTATTGGACCACTACCTGTTGGCATTATCGGCGGTATAGGATTTATCCTAACTGGAGCCCTCTGTTTTATATCGATCGGGAGACAACAATCACAACGACAAGAGTAA
- a CDS encoding transporter substrate-binding domain-containing protein, with the protein MKKKQLIMMTVGVLLTLVLSGCTGSSGDETTYSKIMDSGEMTFAMTGAYPPFNYIDENGELAGFDIEIAHALAEKMGVTAKPITVEWDGIIGGLTGNRFDMIIGSMAVTEDRLKEVSFSDPYYYDGAQFFAKAGSGLNSITELENGKVGVVTGTTFHEYLDGMENIAEILQFQSDVDNFKSVDQGRSDGLVTSKVVGARAPIDYGVAIEPIGDLLYTENIAIAIRQNDTELLEAVNTALAAIIEDGTYAEISNRWFGMNILEK; encoded by the coding sequence ATGAAAAAGAAACAATTAATTATGATGACTGTCGGTGTTTTACTGACCTTAGTTCTCAGCGGATGTACCGGATCATCCGGTGATGAAACCACCTATTCAAAGATTATGGACAGTGGTGAAATGACTTTTGCCATGACTGGCGCCTATCCACCATTTAATTATATCGATGAGAATGGTGAACTGGCTGGATTTGATATCGAAATTGCTCATGCTCTCGCTGAAAAAATGGGCGTTACTGCTAAACCCATTACCGTGGAATGGGACGGCATCATTGGCGGACTTACCGGCAATCGTTTTGATATGATCATTGGTAGTATGGCTGTTACTGAAGACCGACTTAAAGAGGTTAGTTTTAGCGATCCGTACTACTATGATGGCGCTCAGTTTTTTGCCAAAGCAGGTTCTGGATTAAACAGCATTACTGAATTAGAAAATGGCAAGGTTGGAGTCGTTACTGGTACCACCTTCCATGAATATCTGGATGGGATGGAAAATATTGCTGAAATTCTTCAATTCCAAAGCGATGTTGATAATTTCAAAAGTGTCGATCAGGGTCGTTCTGATGGACTCGTTACCAGCAAGGTTGTTGGTGCCCGAGCCCCAATTGACTATGGGGTAGCGATTGAACCAATCGGGGATTTACTTTATACCGAAAACATTGCCATTGCCATTCGTCAGAATGATACGGAGCTATTGGAAGCAGTTAATACTGCCCTGGCAGCCATTATTGAAGATGGCACCTATGCAGAAATTAGTAACCGCTGGTTCGGAATGAACATTCTTGAAAAATAA
- a CDS encoding amino acid ABC transporter permease → MDAIINLANNSIEFFKTVVEFAPKFIPGVILTLELAFFSIILGMVIGLVVAVLKLTKYKWLKKIMDVYITVVRGTPLLLQLYFIFYGLPSMGIMIDSFPSAVIALALHNGAYISEIFRGSIESIDYGQREAARSLGMTKWQAMKRVVLPQAFKRSVPALGNQFIIAVKDSSLASVITITETMLLARQFGAATFNVFPIYFTAGVYYLIITMGLTKLLSKVEQKLKVNER, encoded by the coding sequence ATGGATGCGATCATAAATCTGGCAAACAATAGTATCGAATTCTTTAAAACCGTTGTCGAATTTGCCCCTAAGTTTATTCCCGGCGTTATATTAACGCTGGAACTGGCGTTTTTCTCCATCATACTGGGGATGGTCATCGGTCTGGTGGTTGCGGTTTTAAAACTGACCAAATATAAGTGGTTAAAAAAAATAATGGACGTCTATATCACCGTTGTTCGGGGAACGCCCCTTTTACTCCAATTGTACTTTATTTTTTATGGGCTCCCCAGTATGGGAATCATGATTGACAGTTTCCCCTCTGCGGTTATTGCCCTGGCCCTGCATAACGGTGCCTATATCAGTGAAATTTTCCGGGGTTCTATTGAATCCATCGACTATGGTCAGCGGGAAGCTGCCCGGTCTCTGGGAATGACCAAATGGCAAGCCATGAAACGGGTTGTGTTACCCCAGGCATTTAAGCGATCAGTACCAGCTTTGGGCAATCAGTTTATCATTGCAGTCAAGGACTCTTCCCTGGCCAGTGTTATCACGATCACCGAAACCATGCTGCTGGCCCGCCAGTTTGGTGCCGCCACCTTTAATGTATTCCCGATTTATTTCACCGCTGGGGTGTACTACCTAATTATCACCATGGGACTAACTAAACTCCTTAGTAAAGTCGAACAAAAGTTGAAAGTAAATGAGAGGTAA
- a CDS encoding amino acid ABC transporter ATP-binding protein → MIEIKNLHKYFGELEVLRGIDLTVDESEVVCLIGSSGSGKSTLLRCINFLEEKNEGEIYIDGELVTSKDINAIRQKVGMVFQRFNLFPHMTVIQNVMEGPVTVKKMDKKKARGLAMDLLEKVNLLDKADEYPAMLSGGQQQRVAIARSLAMEPKVILFDEPTSALDPELVGEVLGVMNDLAKEGRTMIIVTHEMGFAKEVADRVIFISEGQIAEEGPPEEIFDHPQNERLQSFLGQILV, encoded by the coding sequence ATGATCGAAATTAAAAACTTACATAAATATTTTGGTGAACTGGAAGTCCTGCGCGGAATCGATTTAACCGTCGACGAAAGCGAGGTCGTCTGTTTGATTGGATCGAGTGGATCAGGAAAAAGTACCCTACTGCGCTGTATCAATTTCCTGGAAGAAAAAAACGAGGGTGAAATCTACATCGACGGCGAATTAGTCACATCAAAAGATATCAATGCCATCCGTCAAAAGGTTGGGATGGTCTTTCAGCGTTTTAACCTTTTTCCCCATATGACGGTTATTCAGAACGTGATGGAAGGCCCCGTCACCGTTAAAAAAATGGATAAAAAGAAGGCGCGAGGCCTAGCAATGGACCTGCTTGAGAAGGTTAACCTGCTGGATAAGGCCGACGAATACCCAGCGATGCTTTCCGGTGGACAGCAGCAACGGGTGGCCATTGCCCGCTCCCTGGCGATGGAACCAAAGGTCATCTTATTTGACGAACCCACCTCGGCCCTGGATCCTGAGCTGGTTGGAGAGGTATTGGGCGTTATGAATGACCTTGCCAAAGAAGGCCGAACCATGATTATTGTTACCCATGAAATGGGATTTGCCAAAGAGGTAGCCGATCGCGTCATCTTTATTTCTGAAGGTCAAATTGCTGAAGAAGGTCCTCCCGAAGAAATTTTTGATCACCCCCAAAATGAACGGCTACAGAGCTTTCTGGGACAAATTTTAGTATAA
- a CDS encoding P-II family nitrogen regulator, translated as MKLLVYVLSQPDKLDSLLAALASKRICGATVLESRGMARQLSHLHDADEIPILGSLRTFLNPDVTQGNLIFVILEDEKIDQVIEVIEATVSNLDEADSGIVFTIPVDFAKGLCSIGS; from the coding sequence ATGAAGTTACTTGTTTATGTCTTAAGCCAGCCAGACAAACTGGATTCACTGCTGGCGGCATTGGCGTCTAAACGAATATGCGGTGCAACAGTGCTGGAAAGCCGGGGCATGGCCCGACAACTCAGCCATCTTCACGACGCTGACGAAATCCCTATTCTTGGTTCACTCCGTACCTTTCTCAATCCTGATGTGACGCAAGGCAATCTTATTTTTGTCATTCTTGAAGACGAAAAAATAGACCAGGTCATTGAAGTGATTGAAGCCACGGTATCAAACCTTGACGAAGCGGATTCGGGGATCGTGTTCACGATACCCGTCGATTTTGCGAAAGGTCTATGTTCAATTGGAAGCTAA
- a CDS encoding cation:proton antiporter, whose translation MRKVYVQLEAKLIIEIAVMLFAGLLLGRLAKQFKMPNVTGYLIAGLILGPSFLNLISIDMVNGFMIISDVALGFIAFSIGSQFDLNYFRKVGIAPIVIATAEALMAVILVTLVLMLFGFDPKLSIMLGAIAAATAPAQTIMVIKQYDAKGPLTSMLMSVVAADDAIALIAFGFAATIVNAMNASVETSLILSILTPFYEVIISFILGAAAGILMKLFFRFFKKPSNQICIVIAFILLTYWVADLLHGSPLLACMALGGVLVNIYRDQIDALLKVTDSFTPPIFMVFFVISGAGFQISALPAIGLIGIIYVVIRVVGKMAGAWLGGRVTHQDKNICTYLGPTLMPQAGVALGLVVVAAKLVPLYAEQIQVVILCSTFIYSVVGPIAAKYALVKAGEIRLPESKPLAPHKIHS comes from the coding sequence TTGCGAAAGGTCTATGTTCAATTGGAAGCTAAACTCATCATTGAAATCGCCGTTATGCTTTTTGCCGGCCTCCTGCTGGGACGACTGGCCAAACAATTCAAAATGCCCAATGTCACCGGCTACTTGATTGCCGGACTTATTTTGGGACCGTCCTTCCTGAATCTTATCTCCATTGATATGGTCAATGGTTTTATGATCATCTCAGATGTTGCCTTGGGCTTTATCGCCTTTTCCATCGGTAGCCAGTTTGATCTCAACTATTTCCGGAAGGTCGGTATTGCCCCGATTGTGATTGCTACGGCTGAAGCTCTCATGGCCGTAATTCTGGTAACTCTGGTATTGATGTTATTTGGTTTTGACCCCAAGCTTTCGATCATGTTGGGGGCCATTGCGGCAGCAACCGCTCCTGCCCAAACCATTATGGTCATCAAACAATATGATGCCAAAGGCCCTCTGACTTCAATGTTGATGAGCGTTGTGGCGGCTGATGACGCCATTGCTTTGATCGCCTTTGGATTTGCTGCCACCATCGTTAATGCCATGAACGCAAGTGTCGAAACCAGTCTAATTCTTTCGATCCTCACCCCTTTTTATGAAGTTATCATTTCATTTATTCTGGGCGCCGCGGCCGGAATCCTGATGAAACTGTTTTTCCGTTTTTTCAAGAAGCCCTCCAATCAAATCTGCATTGTCATCGCTTTTATCCTGTTGACCTACTGGGTCGCTGATTTACTTCATGGTTCCCCTTTACTAGCCTGCATGGCCCTTGGTGGGGTACTTGTTAATATTTACCGGGATCAGATTGATGCGCTGCTAAAAGTCACCGATTCCTTTACACCGCCTATTTTTATGGTCTTTTTTGTCATCTCCGGGGCTGGATTTCAGATCTCGGCACTGCCTGCCATTGGGCTGATCGGCATCATCTATGTCGTTATCCGGGTTGTTGGCAAAATGGCTGGTGCCTGGTTAGGTGGCCGAGTCACCCATCAAGATAAAAACATCTGTACCTATCTGGGACCCACCCTGATGCCTCAGGCCGGGGTTGCACTTGGGTTGGTGGTGGTTGCCGCCAAGCTGGTTCCCCTCTATGCCGAACAGATTCAAGTGGTTATTTTGTGTTCTACCTTCATTTACTCGGTGGTTGGCCCTATTGCTGCCAAATACGCCCTGGTTAAAGCCGGAGAGATCAGACTCCCGGAATCCAAGCCTCTAGCACCGCATAAAATTCATTCTTAA
- a CDS encoding ABC transporter ATP-binding protein, translating into MIEFSDVSQQYETEKPIIRNLSLTVSQGEFVVLIGPSGCGKTTLLKMINGLILPNSGEIRIKGKELKEWDPITLKRNIGYVIQQVGLFPHLNIEKNIAYALDIQKTSETKKKERARELINLVGLEEGYLGKYPNELSGGQKQRVGIARALAADPEIILMDEPLGAVDQINRAVLQDEIIRIYQTLNKTIVFVTHDIEEAIKLGTKIVVMNQGEIMEVGSRDTIVFHNKSHFADDFIGNKGFLSYLNIVKIKQVVCSFNESSNGNTKEMSLWVSEADPLIVGIRMCLENGVNLVGVLDTAGRVVGAFDLGCLSRLTF; encoded by the coding sequence ATGATTGAGTTTAGTGATGTTAGTCAACAGTATGAAACAGAGAAGCCAATTATCAGGAATTTGAGTCTGACCGTTTCACAAGGGGAGTTTGTGGTGCTGATCGGGCCTTCCGGCTGCGGTAAAACGACCCTGCTAAAAATGATCAACGGTTTGATTTTACCAAACAGCGGTGAAATCCGAATTAAAGGAAAAGAGCTCAAAGAATGGGACCCGATTACCCTAAAACGAAACATCGGTTATGTGATCCAGCAGGTGGGGCTGTTTCCTCATCTGAACATTGAAAAAAATATTGCCTATGCTCTGGATATTCAAAAGACCAGCGAAACCAAAAAAAAGGAACGGGCCCGGGAGCTAATTAATCTGGTCGGGCTAGAAGAAGGTTATCTGGGGAAATACCCCAACGAATTAAGCGGCGGCCAGAAGCAGCGAGTCGGTATTGCCCGGGCACTGGCGGCAGATCCCGAAATTATTTTAATGGACGAACCTTTGGGCGCCGTGGATCAAATTAATCGGGCGGTGCTCCAGGATGAAATCATTCGGATTTATCAAACGCTTAATAAAACCATTGTCTTTGTCACCCACGACATCGAAGAAGCCATTAAACTGGGAACCAAAATTGTAGTGATGAATCAGGGCGAAATTATGGAAGTCGGTTCCCGGGATACCATCGTTTTTCACAACAAAAGTCATTTTGCCGATGATTTTATCGGGAACAAGGGGTTTTTATCCTATTTAAATATTGTCAAAATCAAACAGGTGGTTTGTTCCTTTAATGAAAGTTCCAATGGCAATACCAAAGAAATGTCCCTTTGGGTGTCGGAGGCAGATCCCCTGATTGTGGGGATTCGGATGTGTTTGGAAAATGGTGTTAATCTTGTTGGTGTCCTTGATACCGCTGGTCGGGTTGTTGGTGCTTTTGATCTGGGCTGTTTGTCCCGGCTTACGTTCTGA
- a CDS encoding glycine betaine ABC transporter substrate-binding protein, with product MKKWISLVLITALIFLAAGCQSEKKKVVIASKPMAESYIIAEMMGQLIEANSDITVEYKMGIGGGTANIQPAMESGEIDMYPEYTGTGWLFVLKNELVTDSQALYEGVKSQYQEKYNFIWLDRYGFNDTYALAMDKTKADSMGINTFSDLASQSASLVLGSEYDFYEREDGYPGLVTAYGFNFKEKKELDIGLKYKAIGEGQVDVINNFSTDGLLAEYNLKVLKDDQNFFPAYEAATVIRQETLDKYPELEAILNQLAGQISDEEMQQMNYYVEKENRDAGDVATEFLKAKGLL from the coding sequence ATGAAAAAGTGGATCAGTTTAGTATTAATTACAGCGCTGATTTTTTTAGCGGCTGGTTGCCAAAGTGAAAAAAAGAAGGTGGTCATCGCTTCAAAACCGATGGCAGAAAGCTATATCATTGCCGAAATGATGGGCCAACTGATTGAAGCAAACTCCGATATCACAGTCGAGTACAAAATGGGCATCGGCGGAGGAACCGCTAATATTCAACCAGCGATGGAATCTGGAGAAATTGATATGTACCCGGAGTATACCGGCACTGGTTGGCTGTTTGTGCTAAAAAATGAACTGGTTACCGATTCGCAAGCCCTTTACGAAGGGGTTAAAAGCCAGTATCAGGAGAAATATAATTTTATCTGGTTGGATCGTTATGGATTTAATGATACCTACGCATTGGCCATGGATAAAACAAAAGCCGATAGTATGGGGATTAATACCTTCTCGGATTTGGCGTCCCAGAGCGCCAGCCTGGTGTTGGGATCGGAATATGATTTTTACGAACGGGAAGATGGCTATCCGGGTTTAGTGACAGCCTACGGTTTTAATTTTAAAGAAAAAAAAGAACTGGACATCGGCCTGAAATATAAGGCCATTGGTGAGGGTCAGGTAGATGTGATCAATAATTTTTCCACGGATGGATTATTGGCGGAATATAACTTAAAGGTGTTAAAAGACGATCAGAACTTTTTTCCGGCCTATGAAGCGGCCACCGTCATTCGTCAGGAAACCCTGGACAAGTATCCGGAACTCGAAGCAATTCTTAACCAACTGGCGGGACAGATTAGTGATGAGGAAATGCAGCAGATGAACTATTATGTGGAAAAAGAAAACCGGGATGCCGGTGATGTGGCCACCGAATTCCTGAAAGCGAAAGGCTTGTTATAA